One window from the genome of Leptospira johnsonii encodes:
- a CDS encoding fatty acid desaturase: MKKNTEMKETLGSVREIISDSSFDNPTYLGIAYFIRDLFFFSVTMFLLWNVDTWYYLPFLWVFAGLSIASLFIIGHDACHGALFKSERVSYWIGQIAMLPSLHAYNQWGYGHNRVHHGHTIKLKGDFVWHPVTPEQYKNFGIFRKAFHRLAWSAFGGGIYYLVEIWLKGMVLFTAPMKEALRDKLLMLTFALGSAGAVFYFGGNTPNGFDLGLGTWFFLKVWLLPFISWNYFIGITVYVHHIRPEVPWKDAEEWTPFYGQMRGTVNYHVPKFANFFMHNIFIHSPHHVHMKIPFYKLGQALKEIKAHYGAYVVERKSVLKDYIESTSKCKLMDTETGKWMTYSEAFNDEDESEPELETAAT; the protein is encoded by the coding sequence ATGAAAAAGAATACAGAAATGAAAGAAACTCTTGGAAGTGTTAGGGAGATTATCTCCGATAGCAGCTTCGACAATCCTACTTACCTGGGGATCGCTTATTTTATCCGAGATCTATTTTTCTTCTCGGTCACTATGTTCCTGCTTTGGAACGTCGATACTTGGTATTATCTTCCTTTTCTCTGGGTATTCGCAGGTTTGAGTATCGCTTCTCTTTTTATTATCGGACACGATGCTTGTCACGGAGCGTTATTCAAAAGTGAAAGAGTTTCCTATTGGATCGGACAGATCGCAATGCTGCCTTCTTTGCACGCTTATAACCAATGGGGATATGGACATAATAGAGTCCATCACGGACATACGATCAAACTAAAAGGTGATTTCGTGTGGCATCCTGTAACTCCGGAACAATATAAAAATTTCGGAATATTCAGAAAAGCATTCCATAGACTTGCCTGGTCCGCTTTCGGAGGAGGAATCTATTACTTGGTAGAAATCTGGCTGAAAGGAATGGTCCTTTTTACGGCCCCTATGAAAGAAGCTCTCAGAGATAAATTGCTGATGCTTACTTTTGCATTAGGTTCTGCAGGTGCAGTTTTTTATTTCGGCGGTAATACCCCTAACGGATTCGATCTAGGATTAGGAACTTGGTTTTTCCTAAAAGTATGGCTTCTTCCTTTTATCTCTTGGAACTATTTCATCGGAATCACCGTATATGTGCATCATATTCGTCCGGAAGTTCCTTGGAAAGATGCGGAAGAATGGACTCCTTTTTACGGACAAATGAGAGGAACCGTAAATTATCATGTTCCGAAATTTGCAAACTTCTTCATGCATAATATTTTCATTCATTCTCCTCATCATGTTCATATGAAGATCCCTTTCTATAAATTAGGTCAGGCGCTGAAAGAAATCAAAGCGCATTACGGAGCGTACGTGGTAGAAAGGAAATCCGTTTTAAAAGATTATATAGAGTCCACATCCAAATGTAAGCTTATGGATACAGAAACCGGAAAATGGATGACTTACTCGGAAGCATTTAACGATGAGGATGAGTCAGAACCTGAACTGGAAACGGCTGCCACTTAA
- a CDS encoding DUF4785 family immunoglobulin-like domain-containing protein has protein sequence MSQKKIFIYLGVAIAAALVFYLLRDEAEENGWFLSEEEKKAKAEWMAKGSPPGGGSAADNSNFLESLDESIPPEKILKDYLEWSEYPPNSRPLTKYNEDLTNPYFIQISPIPMVDKPEDKKPNGYSCKLQPLQWAAIGVKDPLHITLECFNTSNFEKAPLSIRNVKLWKEFDGNKFVALPPDGNDKGIDGDAHAKDNVFTFEWRPTYKDWGDMFLEVEIEYGKEKKQGKVLSSFFSSPYLPAEWSGYFLDVPKDGSLSIKTGVNVFKAGNYHLEANLVNAGNGDPIAWASFDGKLSAGRQEVEFLFFGKLIRESGYEGPYALTQLRGHRVNLAVDPDWFGQGEEGMRRILAAKTTEPDKELVAPYKENYTTKEYNLNTFSLKAYESPEKDQKVKQLQDLAR, from the coding sequence ATGAGTCAAAAAAAAATTTTTATCTACCTTGGAGTCGCAATTGCTGCTGCCTTGGTTTTCTATCTATTAAGGGATGAGGCTGAAGAGAACGGTTGGTTCTTGTCGGAAGAAGAAAAAAAAGCGAAAGCTGAATGGATGGCGAAAGGAAGTCCACCTGGTGGTGGTTCCGCAGCGGATAATTCTAACTTTTTGGAAAGTTTGGATGAATCCATCCCCCCCGAAAAAATTTTAAAAGATTATTTAGAATGGTCCGAATATCCGCCTAACTCCAGGCCTTTGACCAAATATAATGAAGATCTAACGAATCCTTATTTTATACAAATCTCTCCGATCCCAATGGTGGATAAACCTGAGGACAAAAAGCCAAACGGTTATTCCTGTAAATTACAACCTTTACAATGGGCGGCGATCGGCGTGAAGGATCCTCTCCATATCACCTTAGAATGTTTTAATACGAGTAATTTCGAAAAAGCTCCATTAAGTATTCGTAATGTGAAGCTTTGGAAGGAATTCGATGGTAACAAATTCGTGGCCTTGCCTCCTGATGGAAACGATAAGGGAATAGATGGGGACGCCCATGCAAAGGATAATGTTTTTACATTCGAATGGAGACCCACTTACAAGGATTGGGGAGATATGTTCCTAGAAGTGGAGATCGAATATGGAAAGGAAAAAAAACAGGGTAAAGTTCTGTCTTCCTTCTTCTCTTCTCCTTATTTACCTGCGGAATGGAGTGGTTACTTTTTGGATGTTCCTAAAGACGGTTCTTTGAGCATAAAAACAGGAGTGAACGTATTTAAGGCCGGAAATTATCATTTAGAAGCAAACCTTGTAAATGCGGGCAATGGAGATCCTATTGCTTGGGCAAGCTTTGACGGAAAATTGAGCGCCGGACGACAAGAAGTGGAGTTTTTGTTTTTTGGAAAGTTGATCCGAGAAAGCGGATACGAGGGCCCTTATGCTTTGACCCAATTGAGAGGCCATAGGGTAAACCTTGCAGTAGATCCGGATTGGTTCGGGCAAGGAGAAGAAGGAATGAGAAGGATCCTTGCCGCAAAAACCACAGAGCCTGATAAAGAGTTAGTCGCTCCTTATAAGGAAAACTATACTACTAAGGAATATAATCTGAATACATTCTCCTTAAAAGCGTACGAGTCTCCGGAAAAGGACCAGAAGGTTAAACAATTACAAGACTTAGCACGTTAG
- a CDS encoding adenylate/guanylate cyclase domain-containing protein, producing the protein MKKVNNIYYAIREWFQCKKIISGLTQSEARPVRTTFYTQLSMLVIPTLLLVSIYFNEPPETHTFSFIHYFLLIIPLLFAFYLLRLHYYNLSAVITLVAVNYHLLALTMSQADDPAPLGFLVTSILSFLMISKKFNTVRVVISILPLGLFLFSQYYYKVLGGDAIFGPPRWVVPAEYLMPPLVLLCVLFVLIIYQFVKAVDSAEAKLTEEHKKSEQLLLNILPEEIAQELKEKGVSEPRLHRSATVCFTDFKGFTQIAETLSPTELVAELDRCFSYFDSVMERHNLEKLKTIGDSYMFAGGIPESSRTHAIDCVMAALEIQAFMNQMKEIKANQGLPYWELRLGIHSGDLVAGVIGEKKFAYDVWSDTVNIASRCESSGIPGRINVSGATYELIKDFFDCEYRGAVPAKHKGEIEMHFVNGLLTDLRRAGEERIPNEEFRRRYKLL; encoded by the coding sequence ATGAAAAAAGTAAATAATATATATTATGCGATACGAGAATGGTTTCAATGTAAAAAAATCATTAGTGGTCTGACTCAATCCGAAGCAAGGCCGGTCCGAACTACATTTTATACTCAATTGAGTATGCTTGTGATCCCGACACTACTGCTTGTCTCAATATATTTTAATGAACCTCCTGAAACCCATACCTTCTCTTTTATCCATTATTTCCTTCTTATCATTCCGTTACTATTTGCATTTTATTTATTAAGATTACATTATTATAATTTATCTGCGGTAATTACATTAGTCGCTGTTAATTATCACCTTTTAGCGCTGACAATGTCTCAAGCGGATGATCCTGCACCGTTAGGGTTTCTAGTTACTTCTATTTTGTCGTTTCTAATGATCTCTAAGAAGTTTAATACTGTAAGGGTCGTAATCTCTATTTTGCCTTTAGGGCTTTTTCTTTTTAGCCAGTATTATTATAAAGTTTTAGGCGGGGATGCGATATTCGGTCCACCGAGATGGGTAGTACCGGCCGAGTATCTTATGCCCCCTCTGGTACTACTATGCGTTCTTTTCGTTCTGATTATTTACCAATTTGTGAAGGCGGTAGATTCCGCAGAAGCAAAGTTAACGGAAGAGCATAAAAAGTCGGAGCAATTACTTCTTAATATATTGCCGGAAGAAATCGCCCAAGAGTTGAAAGAGAAGGGAGTTTCTGAACCTCGATTGCATCGCAGTGCAACGGTTTGTTTTACCGACTTCAAGGGTTTCACTCAGATTGCGGAGACTCTATCGCCCACGGAACTCGTCGCGGAGCTCGACCGCTGCTTCTCCTATTTTGATAGCGTAATGGAAAGACACAATCTAGAGAAGCTCAAGACAATCGGAGATAGCTATATGTTTGCGGGTGGGATCCCGGAGTCGAGCAGGACGCACGCGATCGACTGTGTAATGGCCGCTCTTGAAATCCAGGCCTTCATGAATCAAATGAAAGAAATCAAGGCGAACCAAGGTCTACCATACTGGGAACTTCGTCTTGGCATTCATTCAGGAGATCTGGTAGCTGGCGTTATAGGCGAGAAAAAGTTTGCATACGACGTATGGAGCGATACAGTCAATATTGCTAGCCGCTGCGAATCATCCGGTATTCCGGGGCGTATCAATGTTTCCGGTGCCACATATGAACTAATAAAAGATTTCTTTGATTGTGAATATAGGGGGGCTGTGCCTGCCAAACACAAGGGAGAGATCGAAATGCACTTTGTCAATGGACTCTTGACCGATCTTCGACGAGCTGGGGAAGAAAGGATCCCAAATGAAGAATTTCGGAGACGATACAAGCTTCTTTGA
- a CDS encoding metal-dependent hydrolase, with translation MSVKAEKKERTIKPINGDSPSVRKMDFEGLDQLSDYYVAGNSFLTHTVNAYHVIFPEGERFFIKSVKAFADQVKDPALQNSIKGFIGQEVQHGKEHEKALEMLVKQGRPVSKILNFYVKTAYGFFWPVLEFIFGKKLKLAVTAGLEHYTASLGEVTLRFGLHEQAEGEMRNLLLWHACEEIEHKSVAYDVLQTVSKSYFLRTLGFIVASLMFWGYALTLQHMFIFADPKIGFKRYFSDLISAGSYARLIVIEVGKLAFLYFKPGFHPNQTGGYDLANAALATI, from the coding sequence ATGTCAGTGAAGGCAGAAAAAAAAGAACGGACTATTAAACCGATCAACGGCGATTCTCCGAGCGTTCGTAAGATGGACTTCGAAGGGTTGGACCAATTATCCGATTATTACGTGGCGGGAAATTCATTCCTGACCCATACTGTAAACGCGTACCATGTGATCTTTCCAGAAGGAGAAAGATTCTTTATTAAAAGTGTAAAAGCTTTCGCAGATCAAGTGAAGGATCCTGCATTACAAAATAGTATTAAAGGTTTTATCGGGCAAGAAGTCCAACACGGAAAAGAGCATGAAAAAGCTCTGGAGATGTTAGTAAAACAAGGACGTCCCGTTTCTAAGATCCTGAATTTTTATGTAAAGACCGCTTATGGATTCTTCTGGCCTGTTTTGGAATTTATCTTCGGTAAAAAGTTAAAACTCGCCGTGACTGCGGGTTTAGAACATTACACTGCTTCCTTGGGAGAAGTTACTTTAAGATTCGGTCTTCATGAACAAGCGGAAGGAGAAATGAGAAATCTTCTACTTTGGCATGCTTGTGAAGAGATAGAGCATAAGTCTGTCGCTTACGACGTTCTTCAAACTGTTTCTAAAAGTTATTTTTTAAGAACTTTAGGTTTTATCGTAGCCTCTCTTATGTTCTGGGGATACGCACTTACCCTACAGCATATGTTTATTTTTGCTGATCCTAAGATCGGATTTAAAAGATATTTCTCCGATCTTATCTCCGCAGGTTCTTATGCTCGCTTGATCGTTATAGAAGTCGGAAAATTAGCTTTCTTATATTTCAAACCTGGTTTTCATCCGAACCAAACCGGCGGCTATGATCTCGCAAACGCTGCCTTAGCAACTATTTAA
- a CDS encoding metal-dependent hydrolase — protein sequence MSTQTKNRNLKSIDANSPTVRKMNFEGLENLPDHYIANNAFMTHTVNAYHILFPEGERFFIKSVKAFADQVKDPGLSSRVKSFIGQEVQHGKEHEKILEILKGQGRPITLMEKVYKWTAFSFFLPVFEFFFGKKLKLAVTAGLEHYTASMAEISIRHNFHDDAYGEMRSLLLWHACEEIEHKSVAYDVLQTVSKSHFLRIMGFIVASFMFWGYALSLQHWFLLTDKKVGFRKYFQDMKSARKIGRILYPQLFSAALLYFKKDFHPDQTGGYELANAALITI from the coding sequence ATGAGTACCCAAACTAAGAATAGAAATTTAAAATCAATAGATGCAAATTCTCCTACTGTTCGTAAGATGAATTTCGAAGGTCTGGAAAATTTGCCGGATCATTATATCGCAAATAACGCGTTCATGACTCATACGGTGAATGCCTATCATATCCTATTTCCGGAAGGAGAAAGATTTTTTATCAAGAGTGTAAAAGCTTTTGCTGACCAAGTGAAGGATCCGGGTCTTTCCTCTAGAGTGAAATCCTTTATAGGACAGGAAGTCCAACATGGAAAAGAACACGAAAAGATCCTAGAGATCTTAAAAGGCCAAGGAAGACCTATCACTCTTATGGAGAAGGTCTATAAATGGACTGCTTTCAGTTTCTTTTTGCCTGTATTCGAATTTTTCTTCGGTAAAAAACTGAAACTTGCGGTAACAGCAGGGTTAGAACATTATACAGCTAGTATGGCTGAAATTTCTATCCGTCATAATTTTCATGACGACGCTTACGGTGAAATGAGAAGTCTACTTCTTTGGCATGCTTGCGAAGAGATCGAGCATAAGTCTGTAGCGTATGACGTTCTCCAAACTGTTTCTAAGAGTCATTTCCTAAGGATCATGGGATTCATAGTAGCATCCTTCATGTTCTGGGGATACGCTTTAAGCCTGCAACATTGGTTCTTACTCACGGATAAGAAAGTAGGATTCCGTAAATATTTCCAAGACATGAAGTCTGCACGCAAGATCGGAAGGATCTTGTATCCTCAACTTTTTAGCGCTGCACTTCTATATTTCAAAAAAGATTTTCATCCTGACCAAACTGGCGGATACGAGCTTGCGAACGCGGCTCTGATAACTATCTAG
- a CDS encoding HEAT repeat domain-containing protein: MSTVRILVLGIILSLTTQLSAKEQIYEKLDQMFYDQVKKLESGNLEERIQAADYLRFVSSKLAVRPLLKALKGNPNVPKSEENSPTLKFTIAQALGAMESDISGPGMLEEFKKISATVQEGDYPSFSSPEGYNMVIAAGELIRNVGLLPFSKENQEAIINALNHPNFYVRASAADGLKNLNRKDVLSQLNSAIDKEKNPFAKVAILNAIVYINRIANQKFYDLCAFLKDESPMVRYRASIAVGEVDLKAGEYSLREALLIEHDQMVREQIKKDLASVTGFKMPANTLLFSD; this comes from the coding sequence ATGTCGACCGTAAGAATTCTTGTCCTTGGAATTATATTATCACTCACTACCCAACTCTCTGCAAAAGAGCAGATCTATGAGAAGTTGGACCAAATGTTTTACGACCAAGTCAAAAAATTGGAGAGCGGCAACCTAGAGGAGAGGATCCAGGCTGCAGATTATCTAAGATTCGTAAGCAGCAAGTTGGCCGTCCGTCCTCTTCTGAAGGCGCTAAAAGGAAATCCAAACGTTCCTAAATCTGAGGAAAATTCTCCTACATTAAAATTCACCATTGCACAAGCACTGGGAGCGATGGAGTCCGATATCTCCGGACCTGGAATGTTGGAAGAATTTAAAAAGATTTCCGCTACCGTTCAAGAAGGAGATTATCCTTCGTTCAGTTCACCTGAAGGTTATAATATGGTGATCGCGGCGGGAGAACTGATCCGAAATGTAGGACTTCTTCCTTTTAGCAAAGAAAACCAAGAAGCGATCATAAACGCTTTGAACCATCCGAATTTTTATGTAAGAGCTTCTGCAGCGGACGGCTTGAAAAATTTAAACCGCAAAGATGTACTTTCCCAATTGAATTCCGCAATCGATAAGGAAAAAAATCCTTTTGCTAAAGTTGCGATCTTAAACGCGATCGTATACATCAATCGTATTGCGAACCAAAAGTTCTATGACCTTTGTGCATTCTTAAAAGACGAATCTCCTATGGTTCGTTATAGAGCTTCTATTGCAGTGGGCGAAGTGGACCTGAAAGCGGGAGAATATTCTCTGAGAGAAGCATTACTCATCGAGCATGACCAAATGGTAAGAGAACAGATCAAAAAGGACCTGGCAAGTGTGACAGGTTTCAAGATGCCTGCGAACACTCTATTGTTTAGCGACTGA
- a CDS encoding DUF2200 domain-containing protein, translating to MKTTENHKIYTTSFASVYPLYVKKAERKGRTKAEVDKIIFWLTGYDPKSFQKQLKNEVNFRDFFDQAPHLNENVSLIKGVICGYRVEEIEDKLMQKIRYLDKLVDELAKGKAMEKILRGSNQ from the coding sequence ATGAAAACAACGGAAAACCATAAGATCTATACAACTTCTTTCGCTAGCGTTTATCCCTTGTATGTTAAAAAGGCGGAAAGAAAAGGGAGAACAAAAGCAGAAGTTGATAAGATTATTTTTTGGCTCACTGGATACGATCCTAAAAGTTTTCAGAAACAACTTAAGAATGAAGTCAATTTCAGAGATTTTTTTGATCAGGCACCTCATCTCAATGAGAACGTTTCTTTGATCAAAGGAGTTATCTGCGGCTATCGTGTCGAAGAGATTGAAGACAAACTTATGCAGAAGATCCGTTATCTTGATAAGTTGGTCGATGAATTAGCTAAAGGAAAGGCTATGGAAAAAATCCTCAGAGGCTCGAATCAATAA
- a CDS encoding YciI family protein produces the protein MKFFLIELEYLVPLEKLDQTVPAHREFLQTLYDVGTLLLSGPKEPRNGGMIIAKSISLEKISETMKEDPFAKLGYANYKYTEFHPVKHQTFLKSWLEG, from the coding sequence ATGAAATTTTTCCTGATCGAATTAGAATATTTAGTACCCCTCGAAAAATTAGATCAAACGGTTCCGGCCCATAGAGAGTTTTTACAAACCTTATATGATGTTGGGACCCTTCTTCTTTCCGGACCGAAAGAGCCAAGAAACGGCGGAATGATCATCGCAAAATCGATCTCTTTAGAAAAGATCAGCGAGACAATGAAAGAAGATCCTTTCGCAAAACTAGGTTACGCAAATTATAAATACACGGAGTTCCATCCGGTAAAACACCAGACATTCCTAAAAAGTTGGTTAGAAGGCTGA
- a CDS encoding VOC family protein has translation MTVKRMDNVSLVVEDLEATIALFTELGLEFEGQMRVEGSWADHVVGLEGMQVDIAMMRTPDGHSRLELSKFIRPKAIQPEPKNPPANTLGYLRVMFAVEDIKDVMTRLERHGVKLVGKLEQFEDSYLLCYLRTPEGFIIALAEELK, from the coding sequence ATGACAGTAAAACGAATGGACAATGTCAGTCTCGTTGTCGAAGACCTTGAGGCTACGATTGCTTTATTCACCGAACTTGGCTTAGAATTCGAAGGACAAATGAGAGTCGAGGGATCTTGGGCCGATCATGTAGTTGGACTTGAGGGCATGCAAGTCGACATCGCAATGATGAGAACTCCGGACGGACACAGTCGCCTGGAACTGTCGAAGTTCATCAGACCGAAAGCCATACAGCCGGAACCTAAGAATCCTCCTGCAAATACTTTAGGATATCTTCGTGTTATGTTCGCTGTCGAAGATATTAAGGACGTTATGACTCGTCTCGAACGTCATGGAGTCAAACTTGTCGGTAAGCTCGAACAATTTGAAGATAGTTACCTTCTTTGTTATTTACGTACCCCTGAGGGTTTTATCATCGCACTTGCAGAGGAACTTAAATGA
- a CDS encoding DedA family protein codes for METIKYLLDFFLHLENHLDALIVAYGTWIYLILFLIIFCETGLVVTPILPGDSLLFALGAFAARGSLDLGTLLILLIIAAILGDTVNYAIGHLAGEQILAKEKVPFLNKKHLEKAHRFYEIYGGKTIIIARFIPIVRTFAPFVAGIGSMTYTKFILYNIIGGVVWIAIFLFGGYKFGNLEFVQRNFKIVILAIIIISVMPAVIEFIRERRKATARGK; via the coding sequence TTGGAAACTATCAAATATCTTTTGGACTTCTTTTTGCATCTGGAAAATCATTTGGATGCTTTGATCGTTGCTTATGGCACTTGGATCTATCTGATCCTATTCTTGATCATTTTTTGTGAAACCGGTCTTGTTGTAACTCCTATACTTCCGGGAGATAGCTTGCTCTTTGCTTTGGGCGCATTTGCAGCTAGAGGAAGTTTGGATCTTGGGACATTGCTGATCCTTCTGATCATTGCTGCAATCCTAGGAGATACAGTCAATTACGCGATCGGTCATTTGGCTGGAGAACAGATCCTTGCAAAGGAGAAGGTTCCCTTCTTAAATAAAAAGCACTTGGAAAAGGCTCACCGTTTTTACGAGATATACGGTGGAAAGACAATTATCATTGCAAGGTTCATTCCTATAGTTAGGACGTTCGCTCCCTTTGTAGCAGGGATCGGAAGTATGACTTATACTAAATTCATTTTATATAATATAATAGGCGGAGTGGTTTGGATTGCTATCTTCTTGTTCGGCGGGTATAAATTCGGAAACCTTGAATTCGTTCAAAGGAACTTTAAGATTGTCATTCTCGCGATCATAATCATCTCGGTAATGCCTGCAGTGATCGAGTTTATAAGAGAAAGAAGAAAGGCGACGGCGCGCGGAAAATAA
- a CDS encoding UvrD-helicase domain-containing protein: MNLSQFSEAQKEIIDDRSRFLQVIAAAGSGKTSTLVGVVQNELSQGTSGEEILVLSFTRKAAGEIRERIKKKTNDGSVRVHTFHAFCLRALITWHPDFRNKRPSILTSSEKNHFFREWFRKESDIIGGVPYELLIGGSTLPSHFPQTWKNPLLEDYKIFKRKQGKLDLDDLVTIFLDSLENGEVWTEIPKQSLKRILVDEFQDTDPEQLRFLKLLSERSRILVVGDDSQGIYSFRKADIFNFLNFPEMFQPCTRKFLNTNYRSLPKIVDTSSIPISKNKNKIEKKVIAHRKGKAIVSRIKIDKIPELFAYLGELYKRSGGELRILCRSNHRIREYLRVGVPPELLLTIHSAKGLEFHTVIVDLADGWNLRKDSPEQIKEEEHRVLYVALSRAKDCLIILGKRTGSGRETAEDLFFSYFKRDIPILKP, from the coding sequence ATGAACCTTTCCCAATTCAGCGAAGCCCAAAAAGAGATCATTGATGATCGTTCCAGATTTTTACAAGTCATAGCCGCCGCAGGCTCAGGAAAGACTAGTACCTTAGTAGGAGTAGTACAAAACGAACTCTCTCAAGGTACAAGCGGAGAAGAAATACTGGTCTTAAGTTTTACCCGCAAAGCGGCAGGAGAGATCAGAGAAAGAATCAAAAAGAAAACGAATGATGGATCGGTAAGAGTACATACATTTCATGCATTCTGCCTGAGAGCATTGATCACCTGGCATCCCGATTTTCGGAACAAAAGACCTTCTATTCTAACCTCTTCCGAAAAGAACCACTTTTTTAGAGAATGGTTCCGTAAAGAATCGGATATCATCGGTGGAGTCCCCTACGAACTTTTGATCGGAGGCTCCACGTTACCTTCTCACTTCCCGCAAACTTGGAAAAACCCATTGCTGGAAGATTATAAAATTTTCAAACGAAAACAAGGGAAACTGGATCTGGACGATCTGGTAACGATCTTTTTGGATTCTTTAGAAAACGGCGAAGTTTGGACCGAAATCCCTAAACAAAGTTTAAAAAGGATCTTGGTGGACGAATTCCAAGACACGGATCCGGAACAACTTAGATTTTTAAAATTACTTTCGGAACGATCCAGGATACTAGTAGTAGGAGACGATAGCCAAGGAATATACTCATTTAGAAAAGCGGATATATTCAATTTTCTGAATTTTCCGGAGATGTTCCAGCCATGCACTCGAAAATTCCTGAACACAAATTATAGATCTTTGCCAAAGATCGTGGATACTTCTTCCATTCCTATCTCCAAAAATAAGAACAAAATCGAAAAGAAGGTAATCGCTCATAGAAAAGGAAAAGCTATCGTTTCCAGGATCAAAATCGATAAGATCCCTGAATTATTTGCCTATTTGGGAGAATTGTATAAGCGAAGTGGAGGAGAATTGAGAATATTATGCCGTTCTAATCATAGAATACGAGAATACTTGCGAGTAGGAGTTCCACCTGAACTATTACTTACGATCCATTCAGCCAAAGGTCTGGAATTCCATACTGTGATCGTGGATTTAGCGGACGGTTGGAATCTTAGGAAAGATTCTCCCGAACAAATCAAAGAAGAAGAACATAGAGTCCTGTATGTTGCGCTTTCTAGAGCCAAGGATTGTCTCATTATCCTAGGTAAAAGAACGGGTTCAGGTAGAGAAACAGCCGAAGACTTATTTTTCTCTTATTTTAAGAGAGATATTCCCATCTTAAAACCTTGA
- a CDS encoding prohibitin family protein: MTRFQFLTKSLSLFALLSLSLLAGTGCYTNIRPGEAGLRYHPLSSGLQKDLLTNAIYFYAPWNDVVLYQTQWTSYKEKVDVLTRDDLTINVVAAVILRPVPGEIFNLQIEIGPDYYEKVVRPQFRTSVRNALSAYSMIKISKETPKVSQDIRQALGEKLRGKHVEIDDVIIDDIEYSRPILTAIEGKLTKEQEQEQMKFEINIAKKDAEITVIHAEAKAKSTVIEAEGTAQATVIEAQARAKAQKMIAAQLTKQYLQLKAFENPNTKLLFVPTGKDALPMIINTPTDGPKPIDLPPSGDK; encoded by the coding sequence ATGACCAGGTTTCAATTTTTGACCAAAAGTTTGAGTTTGTTTGCCCTTCTTTCCTTGAGCTTGCTCGCGGGGACGGGTTGTTACACGAATATTCGCCCCGGAGAGGCAGGACTCAGATACCACCCTTTATCGAGCGGGCTGCAAAAGGACCTACTGACAAATGCAATTTATTTCTACGCTCCTTGGAATGATGTAGTATTGTACCAAACCCAATGGACCTCCTACAAAGAAAAAGTGGACGTTCTTACCAGGGACGATTTGACCATTAACGTTGTGGCCGCAGTCATTCTGAGACCTGTTCCAGGAGAAATCTTTAATCTTCAAATAGAAATAGGTCCGGATTATTACGAAAAAGTGGTACGTCCTCAATTCAGGACATCAGTTCGTAATGCTTTATCCGCCTATAGTATGATCAAAATTTCTAAGGAAACTCCTAAGGTCTCTCAGGATATTCGCCAAGCTTTAGGAGAAAAGTTAAGAGGAAAACATGTAGAAATAGATGATGTGATCATAGACGATATTGAATACAGCCGTCCAATCCTGACTGCGATAGAGGGTAAACTTACCAAAGAGCAAGAACAAGAACAGATGAAGTTCGAGATCAATATTGCGAAGAAGGACGCAGAAATCACAGTGATCCACGCGGAAGCGAAAGCAAAATCCACTGTGATCGAAGCAGAGGGAACCGCCCAAGCAACTGTGATCGAAGCTCAAGCAAGAGCCAAGGCCCAGAAGATGATCGCAGCCCAGTTGACTAAACAATATCTGCAACTAAAAGCTTTCGAAAATCCTAATACGAAACTTCTGTTTGTTCCGACCGGAAAGGACGCTCTTCCTATGATCATCAATACTCCAACGGACGGTCCCAAGCCTATAGATCTTCCTCCTTCCGGAGATAAATAA